The Scylla paramamosain isolate STU-SP2022 unplaced genomic scaffold, ASM3559412v1 Contig5, whole genome shotgun sequence nucleotide sequence ggtagtagtagtaggttaagtgtggtttggttaaaaggaggaggaggaggaggaggaggaggaggaggaggaggaggaggaggaggaggaggaggaggaggaggaggaggaggaggaataggaagaagaagaagaagaagaagaagaagaagaagaagaagaagaagaagaagaagaagaagaagattaaaattacaattattattattattattattagagagagagagagagagagagagagagagagagagagagagagagagagagagagagagagagagagagagagagagagagaattacaaaaataaacatgctaaaataacaataacaataataataataataataataataataataataataataataataataattcatgctTTTAATATATTCAATAAATACTAATTACTTtttaagaaatacataaaataaattaatgaataaaataataataataataataatagttgtgcATTCCtttaagataaagaaataataataataataaatcattacatagaattacataCATTACACATTACACTAACCCTCAATTATACTGTAAgctaaagggaagaaaattattattattattattatcattattattattattattattattgttgagaagagactgaaaaatgtttgtcttctttcctctatttctccctccacaagtttcttccacacttctcctcCACTATAgagtttcctccatctttcctccaccttccctccaagtGTGACTATCCTACCACTCTTCTATCATAGTCAAAATAGTACTTTTCTGGAATAGTCTCACATCCAAACCAGACacttttcctgaattttgtctCCAtcagtctctcttctctcctctatttcttcctccacaaGTTTCCTCCACGCTTCTCCTCCACTATAGagcttcctccatccttcctccaccttccctccaaccCTGACTATCCCACCACAATCAGTTCCCCAGAATATGGAGTTTAAATGAAGacttgtcaaacgctttctcAACCTCTTCTCAGCCAAACTTAAGGTAACTGAACTCAGAAAGAAccatttttaaatatttatatgcTAATTTTCTGTGACTTAAACATGATAGTAATTAGGACTACTGtgcaaactactactactactactactactactattacgtacCATCCATTGAACGAGAGGACAGCTTACGTCGACTAAGGGACCGTTCGAAGCCGGGGTTGTTCCTGTCGCTCAAATTAGCTGCCATTCTGTAAAATTAGAGCGAGGGGAGGGATTAGAGCGAGCGGGGGATTAGAGCGAGAGAGGGAttagagtgagggagggattagagcgaGGGAGGAATCACAGCGAGGGGAGATATTTGTACCGAAAAGGAAAATTCGTTACGTGACCCCACGGAATCTTATCTCCAaatgtttctttcttccatttctccctccacaAGTTTCCTCCATGCTTCTCCTCCACTGTagaccttcctccatccttcctccaccttccctccaaacCTGACTATCCTACCCCTCTCCTATCATAGTCAAAATAGTACTTTTCTAAGATAGTCTAGATCAATGCCAGACATTTTTGCTTCCTCCAGcgcctcctttttcctctataTCTCCCTCCAAAAGTTTCCTCCATGCTTCTCCTCCACTGTagaccttcctccatccttcctccaccttccctccaaacCTGACTATCCTACCCCTCTCCTATCATAGTCAAAATAGTACTTTTCTAAGATAGTCTAACATCAGCGCcacacatttttccctcctccagctcctcttttttcctctttatctccctccaaAAGTTTCCTCCATGCTTCTCCTCCACTGTagaccttcctccatccttcctccaccttccctccaaacCTGACTATCCTACCCCTCTCCTATCATAGTCAAAATAGTACTTTTCTAAGATAGTCTAACATCAGCGCcacacatttttccctcctccagctcctcttttttcctctatctccctccaAAAGTTTCCTCCACACTTCTCCTCCACTGTagaccttcctccatccttcctccaccttccctccaaacCTGACTATCCTACCCCTCTCCTATCATAGTCAAAATAGTACTTTTCTAAGCCTCACCTGCTTTGGTACTGAGTCCTCCCAGAATATCTAAATTTTGATCCCAGTCTTGGCCACAGTCCTTGTCTTTGCGGTGGTTCTGGGGTCATCAACCTGgggggagtagtagtagtagtagtagtagtagtagtagtagtagtagtagtagtagtagtagtagtaagaaaaataataaaaaaattacaccAAAATAATTACACACctgaacactcaaaagaatgcaattacacacctgaaaacacccaaaaacacaatTACACACCTGAAAACATACAATTATACACTTACACACCTGATAtctccccaaaaacactcaaaaaacaaaattacacacctgaaaacacccaaaaacacacttacacacccaaaaacatccaaaaaataTACTTACACACCTGATAtctccccaaaaacactcaaaaaacacaattacacacctgaaaacacccaaaaacacaattacacacctcaaaacaccaaaaaacataattacacacctgaaaacatccaaaaacactcaaaaaacacaattacacacctgaaaacacccaaaaaacacaattaCACACCTGAAACCATACAAATATACACTTACACAcctgaaaacatttaaaaacactcaaaaaacaccctttaaaacaaCAGACACAGCTTTACACACCTGAAGAAGGTATGGTGctccacacacaccttccacaACCGCTTAGCTGCTCTGTGATTGGCCAGCTTGAATCCAACAGTGCTTTCGAAGGTCTCAAACTCTCCCGGCCGAATCTTAATATAATAATTGCTCCTTTTATAAGAGATCTTCAATATCTTAGGCCAAGCAAACCGGTTGATGCGAAGCCTGCGGAAGTTCCAACGTTTTGTGAGATATCTTTAAAGTTAGAGGGAGTAAGAgagtgtgggtggtggggatGTGTGCGTGAATGGTAGGTCTATGTGTGTACTGAGTTTTGCGCACATAGGGTTTGTGTGCGCGAAGTTATATACATGTGAAGTTAGGTGGTCATGTGAAAAATTTGAGTTTCTGACAATTTTTTGAGTGTGAAAGTTTGTACATTTTGTGAGATATCTTTAAAGttagagggagtgagagagtgtgggtggtggggatGTGTGCGTGAATGGTTGGTCTATGTGTGTACTGAGTTTTGCGCACATAGGGTTTGTGTGCGCGAAGTTATGTGTATGTGAAGTTAGGTGGTCATGTGAAAAATTTGAGTTTCTGACAATTTTTTGAGTGTGAAAGTTTGTACATTTTGAGATATCTTTAAAGTTAGAGGGAGTGCGAgagtgtgggtggtggggatGTGTGCGTGAATGGTTGGTCTATGTGCGTACTGTGTTTTGCGCACATAGGGTTTGTGTGCGCGAAGTTATGTGTACATGAAGTTAGGTGGTCATGTGAAAAATTTGAGTTTCTGACAATTTTTTGAGTGTGAAAGTTTGTACATTTTGAGATATCTTTAAaattagagagagtgagagagtgtgggtggtggggatgtgtgtgtgaatggttgGTCTATGTGTGTGCTGAGTTTTGCGCACATAGGGTTTGTGTGCGCGAAGTTATATCCATGTGAAGTTACGTGGTCGTGTGAAAAATTTGAGTTTCTAACAATTTTTTGAGTGTGAAAGTTTGTACATTTTGTGAGATATCTTTAAAAttagagggagtgagagagtgtgggtggtggggatGTGTGCGTTAATGGTTAGTCTATGTGTGTGCTGAGTTTTGCGCACATAGGGTTTGTGTGCGCGAAGTTATGTGTACATGAATTTAGGTGGTCATGTGAAAAATTTGAGTTTTTGACAATTTTTTGAGTGTGAAAGTTTATACATTTTGTGAGATATCTTTAAaattagagagagtgagagagtgtgggtggtggggatGTGTGCATGAATGGTAGGTCTATGTGTGTACTGAGTTTTGCGCACATAGGGTTTGTGTGCGCGAAGTTATATACATGTGAAGTTAGGTGGTCATGTGAAAAATTTGAGTTTGACAATTTTCTAAGTGTGAAAGTTTGTACATTTTGTGAGATATCTTTAAAGttagagggagtgagagagtggtgggtggtggcgatgtgtGCGTTAATGGTTAGTCTATGTGTATGCTGAGTTTTGCGCACATAGGGTTTGTGTGCGCAAAGTTATGTGTACGTGAATTTAGGTGGTCGTGTGAAAAATTTGAGTTTCTGACAATTTTTTAAGTGTGAAAGTTTTGTACATTTTGTGAGATATCTTTAAAGttagagggagtgagagagtgtggGTGGTAGGGATGTGTGCGTGAATGGTTGGTCGATGTGTGTACTGAGTTTTGCGCACACAGGGTTTGTTGTGCGCGAAGTTATGTGTACATGAAGTTAGGTGGTCGTGTGAAAAATTTGAGTTTCTAACAATTTTTTGAGTGTGAAAGTTTGTACATTTTGTGAGATATCTTTAAAGctagagggagtgagagagtgtgggtggtggcgatgtgtGCGTTAATGGTTAGTCTATGTGTGTGCTGAGTTTTGCGCACATAGGGTTTGTGTGCGCGAAGTTATGTGTACATGAATTTAGGTGGGTCATGTGAAAAAATTTGAGTTTTTGACTATTTTTTGAGTGTGAAAGTTTGTACATTTTGTGAGATATCTTTAAaattagagagagtgagagagtgtgggtggtggggatGTGTGCATGAATGGTAGGTCTATGTGTGCACTGAGTTTTGCGCACATAGGGTTTGTGTGCGCGAAGTTATGTGCACATGAAGTTAGGTGGTCATGTGAAAAATTTGAGTTTCTGACAATTTTTTGAGTGTGAAAGTTTGTACATTTTGAGATATCTTTAAaattagagagagtgagagagtgtgggtggtggggatGTGTGCGTTAATGGTTAGTCTATGTGTGTGCTGAGTTTTGCGCACATAGGGTTTGTGTGCGCGAAGTTATATACATGTGAAGTTAGGTGGTCATGTGAAAAATTCGAGTTTCTGACAATTTTTTGAGTGTGAAAGTTTGTACATTTTATGAGATATCTTTAAAAttagagggagtgagagagtgtgggtggtggggatGTGTGCGTGAATAGTTGCTCTATGTACACACCAAGTTTAGCGCACATGGAACTTGTGTATGCGAAGATACACACACGAATTTAGGTTAACAtgtgaaaaaaaggtgaatatgaaaaatacatacatgaaaaatacagacagacagacagacagacacacacacagacacacacacacacacaaacattaataaTCTAAAAACAGCCATaacacgcacacaaacgcacacaacccaaccaaactcacacacacaaccaaaccCACCACCATGAACCCACACACACCTTCGCGCACATGGAAAAACGCACATAAATGCACCACAAGACgcgcacacaaacgcacacagaCGCaccaaactcacacacacaaccaaacacGCCGCCACGAACCCACACGCACCTTCGCGCACACGGAAAAGCGCACACGAGCTGAGATAAGCAAAACGTGTGTGTATTTGGGAGAAAAACGGGAAAATCTATGTACGTACTTGTCCCGGTAGACCAGTAGACCGGATGCGCACACACCCAGCATGATGTCCACCCCTTCCGAGTCCTTGGCAGGGTGCAAGTCAACACCGTACATAGCAAGTTTCTTAGCATTCTCTAAATAGTGTAGTTCGGCTTCAGCTGGAGTCTGCCccctgtagtaatagtagtagtagtagtagtagtagtagtagtagtagtagtagtagtagtagtagtagtagtagtttcactTCATCAAATTCACCAACAAGCTACCGATTTTTACATGAAGCTATCTTAAAAAAGTACTATTTTGACTATGATAGGAGAGTGGTAGGATAGTCAGacttggagggaaggtggaggaaagatggaggaaactcTATAGTGGAGGAGAAGTGTGGAGGAaacttgtggagggagatatggaggaaaagaggggagctATTGGAGGTAAAAACCAGAAAGAGTCTGATTTTGATACAAGACATCTTAGAAAAGTACTATTTTGACTATGATAGAAGAGTGATAGGATAGTCAGacttggagggaaggtggaggaaagatggaggaaactcTATAGTGGAGGAGAAGTGTGGAGGAaacttgtggagggagatattgaggaaagaagataaatatttggaggtaaaaacaagaaatagtcTGATTTTGATACAAGACATCTTAGAAAAGTACTATTTTGACTATGATAGAAGAGTGGTAGGATAGTCAGacttggagggaaggtggaggaaagatggaggaaactcTATAGTGGAGGAGAAGCGTGGAGGAaacttgtggagggagatattgaggaaagaagataaacatttggaggaaaaaacaagaaatattcTGATTTTGATACAAGACATCTTAGAAAAGTACTATTTTGACTATGATAGAAGAGCGATAGGATAGTCAGacttggagggaaggtggaggaaagatggaggaaactcTATATTGGAGTAGAAGTGTGGAGGAaacttgtggagggagatatggagaaaaagaggagctATTGAAGGGAAAATGTCTGGCTATGATATTAGACTATCTTAGAAAAGTACTATTTTAACTATGATAGGAGAGTGGTAGGACAGTCAGacttggagggaaggtggaggaaagatggaggaaactcTATAGTGGAGGAGAAGTGTGGAGGAAACTTGTGAAGGGAGATAttgaggaaagaagacaaacatTTGGaggtaaaaacaagaaatattcTGATTTTGATACAAGACATCTTAGAAAAGTACTATTTTGACTATGATAGAAGGGTGATGGGATAGTCAGacttggagggaaggtggaggaaagatggaggaaactcTATAGTGGAGGAGAAGTGTGGAGGAaacttgtggagggagatatTGAGGAAAGAATATAAACATTTGGaggtaaaaacaagaaatattcTGATTTTGATACAAGACATCTTAGAAAAGTACTATTTTGACTATGATAGAAGCATGATAGGATAGTCAGACTTgtagggaaggtggaggaaagatggaggaaactcTACAGCGGAAGAGAAGCGTGGAGAAAACTTGTgaagggagatatggaggaaagaacacacacacactcatggttggagagaaaaaaaaattacttgtgtgttttatgaaGTTCTCTGACTTTCTCCAGAAGCTGCTGGCTCTGCTGAGGAGCAAAGGTGAACTCAGCCAGGTAGTCAGTAGACCCGTGCATAGAACTATCAAAGTCCCCGACCTCTGCCTGCACCAAGTACGAGCCAAGCAGAGCATGAGTGACGAACGAACAGGGGAGCCGTCCAGCGAGGATGTCTTGGCGTACCTGCGAATGTATTGgttgaaaaagtaaaaaaaaacacacttccACACCTGCAAACACATCaggaaacacagacacactctaCCAAACCTTCCCACACCTGTTCCAACCCTCCCGtcctttaaaaacacacacagaatcgccaaaaacagcaaaatggtGATGAATTGTAAAAACCGAGAAACGAGAAGTGaaaacacacttacacacctgCAAATAGCCTAGAAAACACCTGCACACCTTCCTACATCTGTCCCACACCCTGCCACACCTGCTCCAACACTGCTAccctcaaaaaacaccccaaaacacaccccacACCTGCAAACACCAAgcaaaacacaaatacacagtTCCACAGCTTGCCACACCTGCTTCAACACTGCTAccctcaaaaaacaccccaaaacactgcAAGACACACCTGTAAATGCAACaaaacacacttacacacctgCAGACAGAGCTGGTACCGAGTTATGTCCTCGGCAAGCTGGGAAGGATCAGGAGGGTAAAATTTGACCTGGAATTCGAACTCCCAGGGGCGACCTCTGACCTGCTTGGCGACCCGTTTCTCTGGGCAGATCCAAGCAGTGCCTCCTCCAGGATAGTCAGTGTAGGATAGTCCAAAATAGTCCTTTTCCAATAGGTTAATCTGCTCTGCTACTGAATTTATGATATCTTGGCCACGGCACTTCTTCTGTAAAGTTTGAACGTTTTGTGAGATAGCTTTAAAAttagagggagtgggagagtgtgggtggtggggatGTGTGCGTGAATGACTGGTCTATGTACACACTGAGTTTCGCGCACATGGGTGTCATGTACGCAAAGTTATGTGCACATGAAGTTAGGTGATTGGTTGAAAAATCTGAGTTCCTGACTGATTTTTGAGTGTGAAAGTTTGTACATTTTGTGAGATATCTTTAAAattagagtgagtgagagagtgtgggtggtggggatGTGTGCGCGAATGGTTGGTCTTTGTACACACTGAGTTTCGCGCACATGGGTGTCATGTACGCAAAGTTATGTGCACATGAAGTTAGGTGATTGGTTGAAAAATTTGAGTTTCTGACTAATTTTTGAGTGTGAAAGTTTGTACATTTTGTGAGATATCTTTAAAAttagagggagtgagagagtgcgGGTGGTGGGGATGTGTGCGCGAATGGTTGGTCTTTGTACACACCGAGTTTCGCGCACATGGGTGTCATGTACGCAAAGTTATGTGCACATGAAGTTAGGTGATTGGTTGAAAAATCTGAGTTCCTGACTAATTTTTGAGTGTGAAAGTTTGTACATTTTGTAAGATATCTTTAAAattagagtgagtgagagagtgcgGGTGGTGGGGATGTGTGCGCAAATGGTTGGTCTTTGTACACACTGAGTTTCGCGCACATAGGACTTGTGTATGTGAAGTTATGTGCACATGAAGTTAGGTGATTGGTTGAAAAATCTGAGTTCCTGACTAATTTTTGAGTGTGAAAGTTTATACATTTTGTAAGATATCTTTAAaattagagagagtgagagagtgcgGGTG carries:
- the LOC135096636 gene encoding band 4.1-like protein 1 isoform X1, whose translation is MPEDVETKENGTERRKGRGGGRGGGGGGGEGGGVSSPTSITKKGKTVLTRVKLLDGSDCEVAVEKKCRGQDIINSVAEQINLLEKDYFGLSYTDYPGGGTAWICPEKRVAKQVRGRPWEFEFQVKFYPPDPSQLAEDITRYQLCLQVRQDILAGRLPCSFVTHALLGSYLVQAEVGDFDSSMHGSTDYLAEFTFAPQQSQQLLEKVRELHKTHKGQTPAEAELHYLENAKKLAMYGVDLHPAKDSEGVDIMLGVCASGLLVYRDKLRINRFAWPKILKISYKRSNYYIKIRPGEFETFESTVGFKLANHRAAKRLWKVCVEHHTFFRLMTPEPPQRQGLWPRLGSKFRYSGRTQYQSRMAANLSDRNNPGFERSLSRRKLSSRSMDAYSIIEALGHTGDSPETTKRHTMSHPPHIPGLDTTATTTTTTATTTTTTSPPNSTGTADKRRRGSNYSSHSSDSSVEGNFVAPERGKKPLGGVAVVPVADLVEATRKRAAQMAKAQPSTQTTPPSTPPPIYHGDQTTTTTTTTTDPATVNSGGPGGREVRSRSEFTFDPTVQLRGRGRSREEGV
- the LOC135096636 gene encoding band 4.1-like protein 1 isoform X3 — encoded protein: MPEDVETKENGTERRKGRGGGRGGGGGGGEGGGVSSPTSITKKGKTVLTRVKLLDGSDCEVAVEKKCRGQDIINSVAEQINLLEKDYFGLSYTDYPGGGTAWICPEKRVAKQVRGRPWEFEFQVKFYPPDPSQLAEDITRYQLCLQVRQDILAGRLPCSFVTHALLGSYLVQAEVGDFDSSMHGSTDYLAEFTFAPQQSQQLLEKVRELHKTHKGQTPAEAELHYLENAKKLAMYGVDLHPAKDSEGVDIMLGVCASGLLVYRDKLRINRFAWPKILKISYKRSNYYIKIRPGEFETFESTVGFKLANHRAAKRLWKVCVEHHTFFRLMTPEPPQRQGLWPRLGSKFRYSGRTQYQSRMAANLSDRNNPGFERSLSRRKLSSRSMDAYSIIEALGHTGDSPETTKRHTMSHPPHIPGLDTTATTTTTTATTTTTTSPPNSTGTADKKPLGGVAVVPVADLVEATRKRAAQMAKAQPSTQTTPPSTPPPIYHGDQTTTTTTTTTDPATVNSGGPGGREVRSRSEFTFDPTVQLRGRGRSREEGV
- the LOC135096636 gene encoding band 4.1-like protein 1 isoform X2 produces the protein MPEDVETKENGTERRKGRGGGRGGGGGGGEGGGVSSPTSITKKGKTVLTRVKLLDGSDCEVAVEKKCRGQDIINSVAEQINLLEKDYFGLSYTDYPGGGTAWICPEKRVAKQVRGRPWEFEFQVKFYPPDPSQLAEDITRYQLCLQVRQDILAGRLPCSFVTHALLGSYLVQAEVGDFDSSMHGSTDYLAEFTFAPQQSQQLLEKVRELHKTHKGQTPAEAELHYLENAKKLAMYGVDLHPAKDSEGVDIMLGVCASGLLVYRDKLRINRFAWPKILKISYKRSNYYIKIRPGEFETFESTVGFKLANHRAAKRLWKVCVEHHTFFRLMTPEPPQRQGLWPRLGSKFRYSGRTQYQSRMAANLSDRNNPGFERSLSRRKLSSRSMDALGHTGDSPETTKRHTMSHPPHIPGLDTTATTTTTTATTTTTTSPPNSTGTADKRRRGSNYSSHSSDSSVEGNFVAPERGKKPLGGVAVVPVADLVEATRKRAAQMAKAQPSTQTTPPSTPPPIYHGDQTTTTTTTTTDPATVNSGGPGGREVRSRSEFTFDPTVQLRGRGRSREEGV